The nucleotide sequence AAGCCCGTGCGCGGGGCCATCACCGTGCCCGGCGCGGCGCTCGGTATTCCCGCCGAGGCGCTGGCCGTCATGTACGGCCGAGACGACGTGGCCGATGGCTTCGCCAGTCAGCCAGACGGCGCGTTCTACGTGGATGGCGCGTTCACCGTGGCGCTGCCACCCGGCGACTACGACGTCGAGATAGCCAAGGGTTACGAGTTCGTGCGCCACCGCGGACGCGTGCAGGTGAGGGCAGGCGGCACAACGGCGGAGCGATACGTGTTGCGCCGCTGGGCCGACATGCCGGCCCGAGGCTGGTACTCGTCGGACGATCACATCCACCTGCGCCGATCGCCGCGCGAGGATCCGCTGATCCTGCGCTGGATTGCGGCAGAAGACATTCACGTCGGCCACCTGCTGCAGATGGGCGACTTCTTCACCACCTTCTTCACGCAGTACGCCTTTGGCGAGAGTGGCCGGTACGAGGAATCGGGCCACATCCTGTCGCCCGGCCAGGAGGAACCGCGGACGCCGGAGATCGGGCACACGATCTCGCTCGGTGCGTCGGCCTTCGTGCGTCCGCGCGAGCGCGACTACTATCGCTACGACCGCACGTTCGATCGCGTACGGGAGCTCGGTGGCGTGTCGGGGTACGCACATCAAGGCGCCACGTTCCACGGCTGGCGCGGCATGACACTCGACGTCCTGCAGCGCAAGATCGACTTCCTCGAATTGCTGCAGTTCTGCGCGCCGGACGGCCCGCTCGTCACCACCAACTACTACCGCTTCCTCGACCTCGGGTTCCCGTTGACGGCGACCGCCGGCTCCGACTTTCCCTGGTGCGGCAGGAACCGGAAGTTCGGTGCTGCCGAGGACGAGGGGCCGCACATCGGCGACGCGCGCTTCTACACGTACGTCGATGGTCCGCTGACGTTCGATCGATGGCTGGCGGCGTTGAAGGCAGGCCGGACCTTCGTCACGACGGGTCCATTGCTGGAGCTCCTCGTGGACGAGGCGCTGCCCGGTACGACGCTCGAGCGGAAGGATGGCGATCGCGTACAGGTGGTCGTCGAGGCACGCGGGCACGCCACCGACGTGCCGCTGCGGACGGTCGAGCTCGTCGTCCACGGCAACGTGATTCGTACGGCGTCGGCGACCGATGCGGGGCAGTCGTCCGAACGCATCAGGCTCACCCATGAACTGCGAATCGATGGGCACGGCCTGTGGGTGGCGGCGCGCGCGCACGGCGGGCCGACGCAGGTGGCACACACGACGCCCGTCTACATCCGGGCCAACGGCCGTGGGTTCCACAATCCCGCCACGGTGCGGACGCATCTCGAGCAGTCGTCGGCGTATCTCGACGAGATAGAGGCCGCGCTCCTGACGCCAGGCCCGGCCATCGACTATCAGATCACCCGGCATCCCGAGGCCCTGCGCGAGCGGGTTGCGGAGGTGCGCGCCATCCTGGAGCGCCTCTCCGACCAGTTGCGCTGACGGAGGTATCCTCGATGCCCTGTCCAATTGGCGCCGGCAAGCAATCGTCATTCATCATTCGTCATTGAGCATTCGTCGATGGGGACGCTCTCTTCGGAGCTCGGGCCGCTGCGGGCGGCACAGGCGCGGGGGCCGTTGATCTACGCCGACGCGAACGTACCGGTCCCGCTCGTGACATTCATGCGCGACAGGCTGGCGTGGGACGTGCTGCACGTCATCGACGAACCCGCCTGGCGCCGCGCCACCGACGTCGCGCACTACCACCGCGCACGAGAGCTCCACCGCACGCTCGTCACGCTCGACCACGACTTTCTCGACGACCGCCGCTTCCCGCCCGCCGACAGCCCCGGTGTCATCGTCATCGACACGCCCGACGAGCGTCGCCAGCGGAAGATCCTCGCCGCCCTCGACCCGCAGCTCCGCCCCACCTCCCGCCTCGCCCCACTCGCAGGGAAGAAGCTGCTCGTGCATGGGGACGGACGGAGTAATGCCGAATGACGAATGACGAGTGCCTGTCGCGCCGGAGCGCTGCAGGCGCGAAGGCGGGCTGCCCTCTTTTGTCCTGCCATCCGTTACTCTTCCTGAATGTTGATCCTTGACGGTGCGCATGTGGTCCTGCCTGACAGGGTGTTGAGCCCGGGGCGGATCGTGATCGAAGGGGACCGCATCACCGATGTGGGACCGGGCAAGGAGGGTGGGGCGTTCGCTGGGCGGTGGATCGTGCCGGGATTCATCGACGTGCACGTGCACGGCGTCAACGGCGAGGACGTGCTGGCAGGGCCGGGACGCGTGGCGCGCGTGGCGATGCACCTGCCGCGGTTCGGCTGCACGTCGTTCACGCCCACCACGTTCGCGTGTCCACCTGCCGAGCTCGAGACGCTCGCGCGCGACATCGAAGCCGCGATGGCGGCACCGGGCACCGAGTCCGCGCGCGTGCTGCCGGCGCACCTCGAGAGCAACTTCATGGCGCCCGAGTACCGTGGCGCGCAGCCGCTCGACGCCTTCGTGCTCCCGCCTGGGGCACCGCCGGAACTGGCGACGCCAGGCACCGCGACGACGTTCACGGCCGACGACATCATGGCCGTGATCAGCGCTCATCGCGGAGCCATCGGCACGCTGACAGTCGCGCCCGAACTGCCTGAAGGCCTCGCGCTCGTACGGACGCTCGCCTCGCGCGGACACATCGTGTCCCTCGGCCACTCAGGCGCGACGCTGGAGGAAGCGCGTGCGGCGATCGACGCCGGCGCGCGCCGCGCCACGCACCTCTTCAACCGCATGCCGCCGCTCACGCATCGCGCACCGGGCCTCATCGGCGCCGTCCTGGACGACGACCGCGTGGACGTGGAGCTCGTGGCCGACGGCTATCACGTGCATCCTGTCGTGATGCGCGCGGCGATTCGCGCCAAGCGTCCCGAGCGCGTCATGGCCATCACCGACGGACTGGCAGGGGCGGGGCTCCCCGAAGGCTCGCACTTCGAGCTCGGCGGACGCGGCGTGACGGTGCGCGAGCGCGCGTGCTTCCTCGACGATGGGACCCTGGCGGGCAGCCGGCTGACGATGGATCGCGTGTTCGCGAACCTGGTGGACATGGTGGGCGTGACGCCCCTGGAGGCGGCGATGATGACCGCCACGGTGCAGGCGCGGGCGCTCGGGCTCGGCGATCGCGGCAGGATCGCGCCGGGCCTGCTGGCCGACGTCGTGGTCCTCGACGACACGTGGCGCGTGCAACAGACGCTCCTGGGCGGCGGCGTCGTGTACGCGGCGGACCGTCAGGCCTGACGCGGTGAAACCCGGGTACCGAACCGTCCGTCTACTTCTGACAGCCATGCGACGCCCGCGCATCACCCCGCTGGCCCTGGCCGGACTGCCCCTCATGCTGGCCGGCTGCATCGTCCATGTCGATTCGGGAGGCTTCACGTCGCGCGACCAGGTGCGCGTGGCCGTCGAGGGTGTGCCGACGGTCGATCTGTCGACCTTCGACGGGGCCATCGAAGTGCGGTCGTGGAGCAAGGCCGAAGTGCTCGTGGAGATCGAGTCGCGGGCCTCGTCTCGCGACCTGCTCGATACCATCGACATCGACAGTCGCGGCGACAAGTCCGGCGCCGTGGTCCACGTCACGCTGAAGGACACGGATGGCTGGCGATTCTCGAAGCACGCGGTGAGCCGGTCGGCGCGGCTGATCGCGACGGTGCCGGCGGAGAGCCGCCTGCGTGTCAACAGCGGCGACGGCTCGGTGCGCGTGGTGCGCGTGCGCGGCACCATCGAGGCACGCACGGACGATGGGCGCATCGTGATGCGCGAGGTGGGCGGCGACGTCGTGGCCCATACCGGCGACGGGAGCGTACAGGTCGAGGATGTCGACGGCCGGTGCCGCGTGAGCACGCGCGATGGCAGCGTGCTCGTGGCGGGCCGGTTGCAGGGCGGTATCGAAGCCCGCAGCGGTGATGGCAGCGTCACCATCCGCGCGGCGTCAGGCACCATCGTCGACGAGGACTGGCACATCGAGACGGGCGACGGAGGCGTGGTGCTCACGCTGCCGGATCCCGTCGACGCGCGGCTCGATCTCGAAACGGGCGATGGCCGCATCGCCCTGGCTGGATTCCCGGAGCTTTCGGTTGCCCGCGATGGCGAGCGTCGCCGACGCCTCCAGGCAGTGCTGGGCGACGGTCAGGCCACCCTGCGCGTCCGCACCTCCGACGGCACCATCAGCCTCAAACGCACGCCATAGTCGGCCGTCCTGGCACTGACGAACGGGCTGAAGCCCGTTCGCTCCATCCGATGCGGGATGGAACAGCCTGATGCAGATGGAGGCCAGGGGTTTCAACCCCTGGCTACGTACTCCGTCGGATCTGATCCAATCGCTTCGACGAAGGCGTCGTGGCGCTCGCGGCATTTGCTGCACGCGCCGCAGTGCAGGTCGCCGACCGGATTCATGCACGACAGCGTGAGCGCCATCGGCGCGCCGACCACCTGACCCCGACGGATCACGTCGGCCTTCGTCCATTCGCGGTACGGCGTTTCGATCGCGATGCGGTGCGCGAGACCGATCGACAGCGCCGTTGCCATGGCGTCATAGAACGCAGGCGTCGCATCGGGAAATGGGTTGCCACCGAGTGGCGCCAGCGCGATGCGGGAGATGCCGTTGATCGCGCAGAAGACGGCGGTCTTGCCGAGCAGCACGATGTTCCGTCCCACGAGGTACACGTCCTCGTCGGGCGTCTCCCAGGCCGGCGGCGTCCCAGCGATCGACCAGTGCCCGGGGGCGTACACGTCGCGCACGGATGCGTCGATCAGGTGGAGCGGATCGAGCTGCGCCGCCGCGGGAAACGCCGCGAGCGCGCGTGCGAGCATCGCCCGTTCGCCAGCCTCCCAGGCGAGGCCGGACGCCACGTAGATCGGCTGTACGCGGGCGTGCGCCGTGAGATCCGCGGCAAGGACGATGCTGTCGAGGCCGCCGGAACACAACACGGCCACGCGATCGGCGTGTAAGGTGGTGGGGTGTTCTACAGGCACTTCGTCTTCGACCTCGATGGCACGTTGATCGACTCGCGTCAGGATCTCGTGGATGCCGCCAACGCGATGCTCGCCACCTATGATGCACCGCCCCTCCCGTCGCAGGCCGTCGTGGCGATGGTGGGCGAGGGCGCCCGCATGCTTGTGACGCGTGCGCTGGCCGCGGCGCGCGTCGACGCCGACGTCGACGAGGCGCTCGCCCGGTTCATCGACGCCTATGACGCGCGGCTCACGGCCACCACGCACCTCTACGACGGCGTGGCCGAGACGTTGCGCCGGCTCCACGCCGGAGCCCACGTGTCGGTGCTCACCAACAAGCCGCAGCGGCCGACCGACGCCATCCTGGCATCGTTGGGCGTCGCGCCGTTCGTCCATGCGGCTATCGGTGGCGATTCGTCGTACGGCAGGAAGCCCGCGCCCGACGCCCTGCGCGCGCTGATCGATCGCGCCGGCGCGACTGTGGAAGAGACCCTGATGGTCGGCGACTCGTGGGTGGACGTGGCGACCGCCGTGGCCGCCGGTGTCGACGCGTGTCTGGTCACTTACGGGTTCGGTTTCGCCGCCGTCGACGCCGAGCACCGCGCGCGGGCCCGCTGGTCCATCGATGCGATCGACAGCCTGCTCCCGCTGATGTCGGCGCATCAGCGCTGATCACCGCGCGGGCGTCGTGTCGACGAGCACCTTCGACGCCGCGCGCGCGCCGATCACCAGCTGTGGCGCGTCGGTCCCCTGCACGGCCACGCTGTCGGCAGCCGTGTCTCGCGACAGCACCACGAGCACCTGGCCGGGTACCAGGGCACTCTGTTCCAGGAAGCGGAGGAAATCCGCGTTCTGATCGGCGATGCGCGCCACGCGCACCGGCACGCCGAGCGGGCAGTCGGCGAGCGAGTGGTAGCTGCGCTCGTGGACGCCGCCGTCGGCATTCGGGATGGGGTCGCCGTGCGGGTCGACGGACGGGAAGCCGAGCATCTCGTCCATCCTGCCGATCAGCCGATCGGAGACGGCATGCTCCAGGTGTTCGGCCTCGTCGTGGACCTCGGCCCAGCTCATGCCCATGACCTCGACGAGGAACAACTCGATGAGGCGATGCCGCCGCAGGACGAGTCCCGCGAGCCTGTCGCCGGCGGGTGTCAGGCGCACGCCCGCGTACGGCTCGTAGCGCACGAGTCCGGACTCGGCGAGGGCCTTCACCATCGTGGTGGCCGTGCCGGGCACCACGTCGAGCGCGGCGGCGAGCTGGCCCATGGGCACGAGCGCGTCAGCCGCGATCGCACGCTGCGCGGCGTGGATGGCCTTGAGGTAATTCTCGACGGTGCTGGACGGCAGCATCAACCGTCATATGGTACCTGCGGCGAGGTGCGACAGGCGTCGGCATGGATCGCCTCGAGCCGATCGACCATCGTCTCGACGCCGTACTCGCGACGTGCGGCGGCTTCGACGGCGGCACCCATCTCGACCCTGTCGTCCCGCGTGATGGCTCGCACAAGCGCTGCTGCCAGCGTGTCGACGGACGCTTCCGTCTGTGCGTCCGGTGAGTCGAGATCCACTACCTCACCGGCGTTCGCCTTCTCGATCATCTCGGGGATCCCACCCACGCGCGTCGACACGATGGGAAGGCCCGCCAGCATCGCCTCGACGATCGCCACGGGCTGGTTGTCGGATCGGGACGGAAGGCAGAACACGTCGGCGGAGAGGAGGATGTCCCACGGGCGCGCGACGTGCCCGAGGAGGCGGATGCGCTGGCCGGTGGGATCGGTGCGGCTCGCGAGCGCGCGAAGTTCAGCCGCCATGTCGCCGTCGCCGGCCAGATCCAGCGTCGCACCGGGACACTGCTCCCACACGAGCGGCATCGCGGCCACGAGGAGATCCTGCCCCTTGCGCATCGTGATCTCGCCGACGCAGATGATGCGGGTGTCGCGCGAACCGGCGCGCGCGGCCGTGCGGGCGGGGTAGCGCGAGAGATCGAAGCCGTTAGGAATCACGTACACGTGTGGGACACCGGGAAGCGCGGCCACGCGTTGGGCCCAGTCGGTCGACGGCGAGATCACGGCCTTCGCCGTGGACATCGCGAGCGCGTCCTGGAGGTCGTAGGCCGCCGGTCGTTCGAGGTTCCAGCCGTGGCATGTCACGACGATGGCTGGCGCGCCGGACCAGTGCGCCACGGCGCCAGCCACGGCGGTATGCGCGTGCGCGACGTCGCCCGGCGACCAGGCTCCCACCAACGCGCGCAGGCCGTCGGCCGCGCGTCCGAGGCCCGCCGTGTCGCGATGGAATGTATCTCCGACGACCTGCGTGACGATGCCTCTCCGCTCCAGTTCCGCGACCTGCGCCGGATCGGACGCCCAGGGGCCTTCGGCATCGGTCGAGAGCGCCACGAGCACGGTGTGTCCACGTTTCGCCTGCTCCGTACACAGATCGACGATGGCGCGGCCGGCCCCGAGGCGGAGATGCGTCACGACATGGACGATGCGCATGAGCGGCGTCAGTCTCTCACGGCGGCCCGATGCCCGGCGGCCTGGCGGTGCCCGGTGCTGCTATTCTTCTCGGCTATGCTCGAGACGGCTGAGGTCCGCAGGCAGCTCACCCATCGGCTCGCCGAGCTCCGCAAGGCGCAGACCCTGCGCCGGACGGCGATCGACGCCGCGCGCGGTGCGTTCGACGCGGTGCTGGAGCGCGAGATCGCGCCGACCGTGCGTCAGCTCGCGCAGGCGCTGAAGGCCGAGGGCTTCGGGTTCTCCGTGCAGACGCCAGCGTCGGCCGTCAGGCTCATCTCGGATCGCTCCAGCGACAACATGATCGAGGTCGTACTGGAACTGGGCGGCGCGCAGCCGGCAGTCGTCGTGCGCAGCGCGTTCGTGCGCGGCCGCCGGCAGATCGAGGACGAGCGCGCGCTGGCAGAGGGCGACGCCATCGCCTCGCTCGACGGCGAGCGCGTGCTGGCCGTGCTGCTCG is from Acidobacteriota bacterium and encodes:
- a CDS encoding DUF5615 family PIN-like protein produces the protein MGTLSSELGPLRAAQARGPLIYADANVPVPLVTFMRDRLAWDVLHVIDEPAWRRATDVAHYHRARELHRTLVTLDHDFLDDRRFPPADSPGVIVIDTPDERRQRKILAALDPQLRPTSRLAPLAGKKLLVHGDGRSNAE
- a CDS encoding metal-dependent transcriptional regulator produces the protein MPSSTVENYLKAIHAAQRAIAADALVPMGQLAAALDVVPGTATTMVKALAESGLVRYEPYAGVRLTPAGDRLAGLVLRRHRLIELFLVEVMGMSWAEVHDEAEHLEHAVSDRLIGRMDEMLGFPSVDPHGDPIPNADGGVHERSYHSLADCPLGVPVRVARIADQNADFLRFLEQSALVPGQVLVVLSRDTAADSVAVQGTDAPQLVIGARAASKVLVDTTPAR
- a CDS encoding DUF4097 family beta strand repeat protein → MRRPRITPLALAGLPLMLAGCIVHVDSGGFTSRDQVRVAVEGVPTVDLSTFDGAIEVRSWSKAEVLVEIESRASSRDLLDTIDIDSRGDKSGAVVHVTLKDTDGWRFSKHAVSRSARLIATVPAESRLRVNSGDGSVRVVRVRGTIEARTDDGRIVMREVGGDVVAHTGDGSVQVEDVDGRCRVSTRDGSVLVAGRLQGGIEARSGDGSVTIRAASGTIVDEDWHIETGDGGVVLTLPDPVDARLDLETGDGRIALAGFPELSVARDGERRRRLQAVLGDGQATLRVRTSDGTISLKRTP
- a CDS encoding 7-cyano-7-deazaguanine synthase; its protein translation is MPVEHPTTLHADRVAVLCSGGLDSIVLAADLTAHARVQPIYVASGLAWEAGERAMLARALAAFPAAAQLDPLHLIDASVRDVYAPGHWSIAGTPPAWETPDEDVYLVGRNIVLLGKTAVFCAINGISRIALAPLGGNPFPDATPAFYDAMATALSIGLAHRIAIETPYREWTKADVIRRGQVVGAPMALTLSCMNPVGDLHCGACSKCRERHDAFVEAIGSDPTEYVARG
- the nagA gene encoding N-acetylglucosamine-6-phosphate deacetylase codes for the protein MLILDGAHVVLPDRVLSPGRIVIEGDRITDVGPGKEGGAFAGRWIVPGFIDVHVHGVNGEDVLAGPGRVARVAMHLPRFGCTSFTPTTFACPPAELETLARDIEAAMAAPGTESARVLPAHLESNFMAPEYRGAQPLDAFVLPPGAPPELATPGTATTFTADDIMAVISAHRGAIGTLTVAPELPEGLALVRTLASRGHIVSLGHSGATLEEARAAIDAGARRATHLFNRMPPLTHRAPGLIGAVLDDDRVDVELVADGYHVHPVVMRAAIRAKRPERVMAITDGLAGAGLPEGSHFELGGRGVTVRERACFLDDGTLAGSRLTMDRVFANLVDMVGVTPLEAAMMTATVQARALGLGDRGRIAPGLLADVVVLDDTWRVQQTLLGGGVVYAADRQA
- a CDS encoding glycosyltransferase family 4 protein; amino-acid sequence: MRIVHVVTHLRLGAGRAIVDLCTEQAKRGHTVLVALSTDAEGPWASDPAQVAELERRGIVTQVVGDTFHRDTAGLGRAADGLRALVGAWSPGDVAHAHTAVAGAVAHWSGAPAIVVTCHGWNLERPAAYDLQDALAMSTAKAVISPSTDWAQRVAALPGVPHVYVIPNGFDLSRYPARTAARAGSRDTRIICVGEITMRKGQDLLVAAMPLVWEQCPGATLDLAGDGDMAAELRALASRTDPTGQRIRLLGHVARPWDILLSADVFCLPSRSDNQPVAIVEAMLAGLPIVSTRVGGIPEMIEKANAGEVVDLDSPDAQTEASVDTLAAALVRAITRDDRVEMGAAVEAAARREYGVETMVDRLEAIHADACRTSPQVPYDG
- a CDS encoding carboxypeptidase regulatory-like domain-containing protein; this translates as MTVSSPSSPAVGTFRRRVAVLMPAAAAIVLAALLFHTTHAATDGTLQVTIVDAASSTPTPVRVRIKDAAGTPIGKPVRGAITVPGAALGIPAEALAVMYGRDDVADGFASQPDGAFYVDGAFTVALPPGDYDVEIAKGYEFVRHRGRVQVRAGGTTAERYVLRRWADMPARGWYSSDDHIHLRRSPREDPLILRWIAAEDIHVGHLLQMGDFFTTFFTQYAFGESGRYEESGHILSPGQEEPRTPEIGHTISLGASAFVRPRERDYYRYDRTFDRVRELGGVSGYAHQGATFHGWRGMTLDVLQRKIDFLELLQFCAPDGPLVTTNYYRFLDLGFPLTATAGSDFPWCGRNRKFGAAEDEGPHIGDARFYTYVDGPLTFDRWLAALKAGRTFVTTGPLLELLVDEALPGTTLERKDGDRVQVVVEARGHATDVPLRTVELVVHGNVIRTASATDAGQSSERIRLTHELRIDGHGLWVAARAHGGPTQVAHTTPVYIRANGRGFHNPATVRTHLEQSSAYLDEIEAALLTPGPAIDYQITRHPEALRERVAEVRAILERLSDQLR
- a CDS encoding HAD-IA family hydrolase; this encodes MFYRHFVFDLDGTLIDSRQDLVDAANAMLATYDAPPLPSQAVVAMVGEGARMLVTRALAAARVDADVDEALARFIDAYDARLTATTHLYDGVAETLRRLHAGAHVSVLTNKPQRPTDAILASLGVAPFVHAAIGGDSSYGRKPAPDALRALIDRAGATVEETLMVGDSWVDVATAVAAGVDACLVTYGFGFAAVDAEHRARARWSIDAIDSLLPLMSAHQR